The following coding sequences lie in one Apium graveolens cultivar Ventura chromosome 3, ASM990537v1, whole genome shotgun sequence genomic window:
- the LOC141711762 gene encoding bidirectional sugar transporter SWEET6a-like isoform X2: MADTEIFRTVLGIIGNVISFGLFVLAVPTFYRILKNKSVKGVRPEYHLAMMMNCFCWALYGMPFINPRSIFVLTAYSIGLAIQLPYLIIILLYVNNNKKRMYIGGAFLIELVVISLAIGSAIRLVPTMESKKKLVEGEIVTTGSVWSVECVHFGSLLGRTLYALCWTIYACLQFKSDPILLSMNLLGVLWGVFQLKLYDVYNKSSARSGAADKKLATADVQVQGMGTA; encoded by the exons ATGGCGGATACTGAAATTTTCCGTACGGTCTTGGGTATAATCG GGAATGTCATCTCCTTTGGCCTATTTGTTTTGGCCGT GCCAACATTCTACAGAATACTAAAGAATAAATCGGTGAAAGGGGTGAGACCTGAATATCATCTTGCCATGATGATGAACTGTTTCTGCTGGGCGCTCTATGGTATGCCGTTTATTAATCCTAGAAGCATTTTTGTGCTAACCGCCTATAGCATTGGCCTTGCTATACAACTTCCTTATCTCATCATCATTCTTCTCTATGTCAACAATAATAAAAAAAGG ATGTACATAGGAGGTGCATTTCTGATTGAATTGGTGGTGATCAGCCTTGCCATTGGATCAGCGATTAGACTAGTACCCACGATGGAGTCAAAAAAGAAATTGGTTGAG GGAGAAATTGTGACTACGGGGAGTGTGTGGAGTGTTGAGTGCGTGCATTTTGGTAGTTTGTTGGGCAGGACCCTTTATGCACTTTGCTGGACCATCTATGCCTGCCTTCAATTTAAATCTGACCCTATCCTTTTG TCTATGAATTTATTAGGTGTTTTGTGGGGAGTGTTCCAGCTTAAACTATACGATGTGTACAACAAAAGTAGTGCAAGGTCTGGCGCTGCTGATAAGAAGCTTGCAACAGCTGACGTGCAGGTCCAAGGAATGGGCACAGCTTAG
- the LOC141711763 gene encoding aspartyl protease family protein 2-like has product MVFRFFFIAILFCFSNSLELVHAHNHNGSQFTVMKMPQHASFNAVTSSPGSACHQGMLKNKTPPEEDNDQEDDSKGNRINPVKLHLKHRSVYREIKIKESVTESTFRDLNRIQTLSTRIMEKKNQNMVSRINKEVVVETKPIILQEDIPETRNSGQLMATLESGVSLGSGEYFIDVFIGKPPKHFSLILDTGSDLNWIQSVPCYDCFEQNGPYYNPKDSVSFRNISCHDPRCQLVSSPDPPQVCKDENQTCPYFYWYGDSSNTTGDFALETFTVNLTTVTGESEFKEVENLMFGCGHWNRGLFHGAAGLLGLGRGPLSFASQLQSLYGHSFSYCLVDRNSDPSVSSKLIFGEDKDLLSHKELNFTSLIPGKENPVDTFYYVEIKSILVGGEVLKIPADTWTLTADAAGGTIVDSGTTLSYFSYPAYKAIKDAFVKKVKNYQVIDDFPILHPCYNVSGVEELELPTFGIQFSDGAVWNFPVENYFIRLDPDEVVCLAILGTPRSAMSIIGNYQQQNFHILYDTKNSRLGFAPRRCADL; this is encoded by the coding sequence ATGGTGTTCAGATTTTTCTTCATTgcaattttattttgttttagtaATAGTCTTGAGCTAGTTCATGCTCATAATCACAATGGCTCTCAGTTTACTGTCATGAAAATGCCTCAACATGCTAGTTTCAATGCTGTCACCTCTTCTCCAGGCTCTGCTTGTCACCAGGGAATGTTGAAAAACAAAACTCCACCAGAAGAAGATAATGATCAAGAAGATGATAGTAAAGGAAACAGGATAAACCCTGTTAAACTTCACCTGAAGCACCGGTCAGTTTACCGGGAAATCAAGATTAAAGAATCTGTGACTGAGTCAACGTTTAGAGACTTGAACAGGATTCAGACTCTGTCTACAAGGATCATGGAAAAGAAGAATCAGAACATGGTTTCAAGAATAAATAAAGAGGTTGTGGTGGAAACAAAGCCAATAATTTTGCAGGAAGATATCCCGGAAACTCGTAATTCTGGCCAGCTAATGGCAACTCTTGAGTCAGGGGTGAGTTTAGGTTCAGGGGAGTATTTCATTGATGTGTTTATTGGTAAGCCTCCTAAACATTTTTCTTTGATTCTTGATACTGGTAGTGATCTTAATTGGATTCAGTCTGTACCATGTTATGATTGTTTTGAACAAAATGGTCCTTATTATAATCCTAAAGATTCTGTTTCTTTCCGGAATATTAGCTGCCATGATCCTAGATGTCAACTTGTTTCGTCCCCTGATCCACCACAGGTTTGTAAGGATGAGAACCAAACATGTCCTTATTTTTATTGGTATGGGGATAGTTCTAATACTACTGGGGATTTTGCACTTGAGACCTTTACGGTTAATTTAACAACGGTTACAGGAGAATCTGAGTTTAAGGAGGTTGAGAATCTGATGTTTGGTTGTGGACATTGGAATAGAGGTTTGTTTCATGGAGCTGCGGGGTTATTAGGCCTTGGTAGAGGGCCTCTATCTTTTGCTTCTCAGCTACAATCTTTGTATGGTCACTCATTTTCGTATTGTCTTGTCGATAGAAATAGTGATCCGAGTGTTAGTAGCAAGTTGATTTTTGGCGAGGATAAGGATTTGTTAAGCCATAAGGAGTTGAATTTCACTTCATTAATTCCGGGAAAAGAAAATCCTGTTGATACATTTTATTATGTGGAAATTAAATCGattttagtaggcggagaagtgTTGAAGATTCCAGCTGATACTTGGACTCTGACAGCTGATGCTGCTGGTGGAACGATAGTTGATTCGGGTACTACATTGAGTTATTTTTCCTATCCTGCTTATAAAGCAATCAAAGATGCATTCGTGAAGAAGGTGAAGAATTATCAAGTTATTGATGATTTTCCTATACTTCATCCTTGCTACAATGTATCAGGAGTGGAGGAGCTAGAGTTGCCAACATTCGGAATTCAATTTAGTGATGGGGCAGTGTGGAATTTCCCTGTGGAGAACTACTTCATCAGGCTTGATCCGGACGAGGTTGTTTGTTTAGCGATTCTGGGAACTCCTCGATCTGCAATGTCGATAATTGGGAACTATCAACAGCAGAATTTTCATATACTGTATGACACGAAAAACTCGAGACTAGGGTTTGCACCTAGAAGATGTGCTGATCtttga
- the LOC141711762 gene encoding bidirectional sugar transporter SWEET6a-like isoform X1 codes for MADTEIFRTVLGIIGNVISFGLFVLAVPTFYRILKNKSVKGVRPEYHLAMMMNCFCWALYGMPFINPRSIFVLTAYSIGLAIQLPYLIIILLYVNNNKKRMYIGGAFLIELVVISLAIGSAIRLVPTMESKKKLVEVLCVLSSVTTYAVEAVCVGEIVTTGSVWSVECVHFGSLLGRTLYALCWTIYACLQFKSDPILLSMNLLGVLWGVFQLKLYDVYNKSSARSGAADKKLATADVQVQGMGTA; via the exons ATGGCGGATACTGAAATTTTCCGTACGGTCTTGGGTATAATCG GGAATGTCATCTCCTTTGGCCTATTTGTTTTGGCCGT GCCAACATTCTACAGAATACTAAAGAATAAATCGGTGAAAGGGGTGAGACCTGAATATCATCTTGCCATGATGATGAACTGTTTCTGCTGGGCGCTCTATGGTATGCCGTTTATTAATCCTAGAAGCATTTTTGTGCTAACCGCCTATAGCATTGGCCTTGCTATACAACTTCCTTATCTCATCATCATTCTTCTCTATGTCAACAATAATAAAAAAAGG ATGTACATAGGAGGTGCATTTCTGATTGAATTGGTGGTGATCAGCCTTGCCATTGGATCAGCGATTAGACTAGTACCCACGATGGAGTCAAAAAAGAAATTGGTTGAGGTATTATGCGTATTATCCAGTGTAACGACTTACGCAGTTGAGGCTGTATGCGTG GGAGAAATTGTGACTACGGGGAGTGTGTGGAGTGTTGAGTGCGTGCATTTTGGTAGTTTGTTGGGCAGGACCCTTTATGCACTTTGCTGGACCATCTATGCCTGCCTTCAATTTAAATCTGACCCTATCCTTTTG TCTATGAATTTATTAGGTGTTTTGTGGGGAGTGTTCCAGCTTAAACTATACGATGTGTACAACAAAAGTAGTGCAAGGTCTGGCGCTGCTGATAAGAAGCTTGCAACAGCTGACGTGCAGGTCCAAGGAATGGGCACAGCTTAG